The genomic region GAAGCGGCGGCGAGCACGCCGAAGCCTCCGATGAAGAAGCGTTTCACTATCTCATTCCTCCAACCAAACTTAAGAAGCGAAGTCCGGCGAACGAATTCGCCGGACTTCTGAAAGTATGCGCCAAGCTTAGTGCTTGAGCTGGTTGGCGGTCTGGAGCATCTCATCCGCGGTTTGGATGGATTTGGAGTTCGTTTCGTAAGCGCGCTGCGCCGTGATCATATTGACCATTTCCTGGACGATCTGCACGTTGGACATTTCGAGGATGCCCTGAGACAGCGTGCCGAAGCCGCCCTGCCCCGCCGTGCCGTCCACCGGCGATCCGGAAGCGTCGGTCGCGGCAAAGTTGTTGCCTCCGAGGTGCTTCAGACCGGCCGGGTTGGAGAACTGAGTCAGCGTGATCTTGCCGATTGTCTGGGGCGTGGAGTTGCCGGCTTCGGTCACGCTCACGGTTCCGTCCTTGCCGATCGCGATGTCGGTAGCGGTGCTTGGGATGGTGATTTCCGGCTGGATCGCCATGCCGTCGGAGTTAACGAGCTTACCCTGCGAGTCGCGCTTGAAGGCGCCGTCACGGGTGTAGCCGGTCGAGCCGTCGGGCAGAAGAACCTTGTAGAACCCATCGCCTTCGATGGCGACGTCCAGCTTGTTGCCGGTGTTCTGGAAGGTGCCCTGGTCGAACATGGTTTCCGTGGCGCCGGTTTTGACGCCAAGGCCGACCTCGACGCCGGTGGGGGCCTGCGCGCCCTGAGCGACCACGGTGCCGGCGGGGCGCATTTCCTGGTACAGGAGATCCTGGAAGTCCGCGCGGCTGCGCTTGAAGCCGGTAGTGTTGACGTTCGCGAGGTTGTTCGCGATCACGTCCATATTCAATTGCTGAGCCATCATGCCGGTAGCCGACGTGTAGAGTGCGCGCATCATAGTAGCGAGGTCTCCTAGCGTTTGTGATCGACGCCCAAGTCGTGGGCGGCGGGTCGATCGGCTTCCGTCAGCACGAATGCGGACAGTCCAGCCGAGAAATTGTTGACAGTTTAATTATCGGTCGAGCGACCAGGTATCTTTACTAGAGTTTTGCGACATCGTTGACGGCTTTGCCGGTCGCGTCGTCTTCGGTCTGAAGCATCTTCTGGTCAGTCTCATAAGCGCGGAGCACCGCGATCATGGAGACCATATCGCCGACGATACTGGTGTTGGCGGTTTCCAGGAACCCCTGGCGCACTTCCGAACCGGCGGATGCGGGACGCACCTGCGGGACGGTGACCATGTTGTCGCCGACCTTGGTCGCGTTGTCCGCCGCCGAAATGCCGGCGAGCCCCAGCGTGGCGACACTCTGTCCGTCCGCCTTGATCTGTCCGTCGAGACCGATGGTGATATTCTTGGCGCCCTGCGGAATGGTGATCGGCCGGTTGCTGCTGTCCAGCACCTGCGCGCCGCCCGTTACGGTCACGAGCTGATTCTGCGCGTTCATCGTCATCGATCCGTCGCGAGTGAACCGGATGCCCTGCGGAGTCTGCACTTCGAGAAACGCGTCGCCGCTCAGGGCGACATCCAGCGGATTGCCCGTCTTTTGCATGGCGCCGGTGGAGTAGTCGGTAGCGAGCTTGTAGACGCCGCCGCCATTGCCGAGCGTTCCGACCGCGCTGTGACCCTGGCTGGAGTTCTGAAGCAGCAGGCTTTGAAATGAGGAGAAGCAAGGAATATCCTGCTTGTAGCCGGTCGTGTTGACGTTGGCTAAGTTGTGCGCGATTGCGTCCTGCGCCTGTTCATTGGCGATCATGCCGCTGGCTGCTGTGTAAATTCCGCGTGTTATGGCCGGTGTTTCCTTTCCCGATACTTGGTCTAACATCATTATCGGGCACGGCGCGCGGGATCTTTAGTGGAAAAAGTACCGGATTTTGGGTAAAACTTTGGGGTGGGTAATTTGCGGTTTGGGAGACGAGAGGATCGGCGAAAATGGCGGCGAACACTGAGGATGCAATTGAAGAATTTATGGGCGACAATCCGAGGGCGTCGGAGTGGCGCGCCCTGCGGCTCTCCCTGACGGATCGGCTCAAGTCTCTGCTTCGCCAGCACGAACAGGAAACCGATTTGGGGACATTGGCGAATTTAGAACGTCAGATCCACACGCTGCGCGAGCAGATCAACGCGCTGGGAACGGAAGAAATCGTCTCGCAGTTCGTCGAAGATTCTGTGCGCGTGACGATCGCGCGGCCGGATCTGGGTGGGGAAGAGTTCGAAGATTAGGGTAGTCTCAAAATAAATTCAGGTATCACGCGCGGGGGTACGCGGGATACCTGATTTTACATGTGCGCGAGGACTCGCACGGTATGTGGAGATCGAACGCGTCGTTACGCCACCACTAATATATCACACTCTTCGCCCGGTGTCAAGCCACTTCTTCGATTTTCATATCATTTTTCCGGCCATATTGCGCCAGCCGCGTCTGCATAAAGGACGCATAGTCGTCCCGCTCGATGGCGTCGCGGATATCGGCCATCAGTTGCGCGTAGTGCGCCAGATTGTGATAGGTCGTGAGTCGGGACGCCAGGATCTCATTGCACTTGTAGAGATGACGAAGATACGCCGCCGAATAACGCCGGCAGACCGCGCAGGAGCATTCCGGATCCACCGGGCCGAAGTCTTCGGTATAGCGGCTTCCCTTGATATTGATACGCCCGCGCATGGTGTAAAACGTGCCCGTGCGGCCCAGGCGCGTCGGCAGGACACAGTCGAACATGTCCACGCCCTGCGCGACGGCTTGCAGGATATCCTGAGGGGTCCCCACCCCCATCAGATAACGCGGCTTCTCCTTGGGGATATAGGGCATGCTCCAGGAAACGGCCTCCAGCATCTTCTCCGGCGGCTCGCCGACCGAAACTCCCCCAATCGCGATTCCCGGCGTGTCCTGCGCGGCGATGAACTGCGCGCTTTCGATGCGCAGGCTCTCGTACGTACCGCCCTGTGCGATGCCGAACAGCAGCTGCTCCGACGCCTGCTCTTTGTGATACGCCACGCAGCGCGTCAGCCATCGATGCGTGCGCTCGGTCGCCGACTGCGTCTGTTCGTAGGTGCTGGGGTACGGCGGGCATTCGTCGAACGCCATGATGATATCCGCGCCAAGCGCGTGCTGGACTTCAATCGAGCGTTCCGGGCTGAAGAAGTGCTCGGAGCCGTCGATATGCGACTTGAACGCCGCGCCGTTTTCCGTGATCTTACGCAGATCCTGTAGGGAGAAGACCTGGAAGCCCCCGCTGTCCGTGAGCATCGCGCCATCCCAGGCAATGAATTTGTGCAGGCCGCCGGCTTTTCGAACGAGCTCGTGTCCGGGCCGCAGATACAGGTGGTAAGTATTGCCCAGGATCAGCGAGAAACCAAGTCCGGACAGCTCCTCCTGCGTCATCGCCTTGACGGTGCCGAGGGTGCCGACCGGCATGAAGACCGGGGTTTGGATGGGAAGGGACGCATGCGGGAGACGCAGCTCGCCGCGAC from Capsulimonas corticalis harbors:
- the flgG gene encoding flagellar basal-body rod protein FlgG yields the protein MMRALYTSATGMMAQQLNMDVIANNLANVNTTGFKRSRADFQDLLYQEMRPAGTVVAQGAQAPTGVEVGLGVKTGATETMFDQGTFQNTGNKLDVAIEGDGFYKVLLPDGSTGYTRDGAFKRDSQGKLVNSDGMAIQPEITIPSTATDIAIGKDGTVSVTEAGNSTPQTIGKITLTQFSNPAGLKHLGGNNFAATDASGSPVDGTAGQGGFGTLSQGILEMSNVQIVQEMVNMITAQRAYETNSKSIQTADEMLQTANQLKH
- a CDS encoding flagellar hook-basal body protein, whose protein sequence is MMLDQVSGKETPAITRGIYTAASGMIANEQAQDAIAHNLANVNTTGYKQDIPCFSSFQSLLLQNSSQGHSAVGTLGNGGGVYKLATDYSTGAMQKTGNPLDVALSGDAFLEVQTPQGIRFTRDGSMTMNAQNQLVTVTGGAQVLDSSNRPITIPQGAKNITIGLDGQIKADGQSVATLGLAGISAADNATKVGDNMVTVPQVRPASAGSEVRQGFLETANTSIVGDMVSMIAVLRAYETDQKMLQTEDDATGKAVNDVAKL
- the tgt gene encoding tRNA guanosine(34) transglycosylase Tgt; translated protein: MTSFTLKGVSSDTGARRGELRLPHASLPIQTPVFMPVGTLGTVKAMTQEELSGLGFSLILGNTYHLYLRPGHELVRKAGGLHKFIAWDGAMLTDSGGFQVFSLQDLRKITENGAAFKSHIDGSEHFFSPERSIEVQHALGADIIMAFDECPPYPSTYEQTQSATERTHRWLTRCVAYHKEQASEQLLFGIAQGGTYESLRIESAQFIAAQDTPGIAIGGVSVGEPPEKMLEAVSWSMPYIPKEKPRYLMGVGTPQDILQAVAQGVDMFDCVLPTRLGRTGTFYTMRGRINIKGSRYTEDFGPVDPECSCAVCRRYSAAYLRHLYKCNEILASRLTTYHNLAHYAQLMADIRDAIERDDYASFMQTRLAQYGRKNDMKIEEVA